In Stutzerimonas stutzeri, a genomic segment contains:
- a CDS encoding acetate kinase → MSARNILVINCGSSSIKFALVNERHATFPLHGLAERLGSPEAVLHWQLGDAKHSRDIPGADHRAALEQLLPLAQEAAGGKLDGIGHRVVHGGEHFTGSSLIDEDVLRAIRESAQLAPLHNPANLVGIDAAIALFPGLPQVSVFDTAFHQSMPEHAFRYAVPEFLYKEHSVRRYGFHGTSHNYVSKRAAELTGLPVDDSCWLTAHLGNGCSTCAIVNGESRDTSMGLTPLEGLVMGTRSGDVDPNLHSYLNRTLGWSLEQIDRVLNHDSGLKGLSGLSNDMRTLYEARVAGHPGATLAFEVFCYRLAKSLASMACALPKLDGLIFTGGIGENSAAARSRTLEHLKLFNFKLDEDANARCTRGVGGEIQALGSPRVLVVPTNEERQIALDTLALLDA, encoded by the coding sequence ATGTCGGCTCGAAACATCCTGGTGATTAACTGCGGCAGCTCGTCGATCAAGTTTGCACTGGTCAACGAAAGGCACGCGACCTTTCCCTTGCACGGCCTGGCCGAACGCCTCGGCAGCCCGGAAGCGGTGCTTCACTGGCAGCTGGGAGACGCCAAGCATAGCCGGGATATTCCCGGAGCCGATCATCGTGCGGCGTTGGAACAGCTGCTGCCTCTGGCTCAAGAAGCGGCAGGCGGCAAACTCGACGGCATCGGCCATCGGGTGGTGCATGGCGGAGAACATTTCACCGGTTCCAGCCTGATCGACGAAGACGTGCTCAGGGCGATCCGCGAGAGCGCTCAGTTGGCACCGCTGCACAATCCAGCCAATCTGGTCGGCATCGACGCTGCAATCGCACTTTTCCCAGGGCTGCCACAGGTGAGCGTATTCGATACGGCCTTCCACCAGAGCATGCCCGAGCACGCTTTCCGCTATGCCGTGCCGGAGTTTCTCTACAAGGAGCACAGTGTTCGCCGCTACGGCTTCCATGGCACCAGCCACAACTATGTCAGCAAGCGCGCTGCAGAACTGACCGGCCTGCCGGTGGACGACAGCTGCTGGTTGACCGCGCACTTGGGCAATGGCTGTTCGACCTGCGCCATCGTCAACGGCGAAAGCCGCGACACCAGCATGGGCCTGACGCCGCTGGAAGGGTTGGTAATGGGCACGCGCAGTGGTGATGTCGACCCCAATCTGCACAGCTACCTGAACCGGACCCTGGGCTGGAGCCTCGAGCAGATCGATCGCGTACTCAACCATGACAGTGGTCTGAAGGGCCTCTCCGGCCTGTCCAACGACATGCGCACCCTCTACGAAGCCCGCGTTGCCGGCCATCCGGGCGCCACACTGGCCTTCGAAGTCTTCTGCTATCGCCTGGCCAAGTCGTTGGCGAGCATGGCCTGCGCCCTGCCCAAACTCGACGGCCTGATCTTCACCGGCGGCATCGGCGAGAACTCGGCAGCCGCACGCAGCCGCACCCTGGAACACCTCAAGCTGTTCAACTTCAAGCTGGACGAAGACGCCAACGCACGCTGTACCCGTGGCGTCGGTGGCGAAATCCAGGCGCTGGGCAGCCCGCGGGTTCTGGTGGTGCCCACCAACGAGGAACGTCAGATCGCGCTGGATACCCTAGCGCTGCTTGACGCCTGA
- a CDS encoding glutathione peroxidase codes for MSAFHELVLPGLAGQELPLAPLKHQVTLVVNVASECGLTPQYAGLQALHERYQDRGFGVLGIPCNQFAAQEPGSDAQILQFCSETYGISFPLSSKLEVNGPQRHPLYRLLAGEGADFPGDISWNFEKFLVDKNGRVLARFSPRTAPDDPALIQAIESALV; via the coding sequence ATGAGCGCGTTCCACGAGTTGGTCCTACCTGGCCTCGCTGGGCAGGAGTTGCCCCTAGCGCCGCTGAAACATCAGGTGACGCTGGTGGTCAACGTGGCATCCGAGTGCGGGTTGACTCCACAGTACGCCGGCTTGCAGGCGCTGCATGAGCGTTATCAGGATCGTGGTTTCGGCGTACTGGGTATTCCCTGCAATCAGTTCGCAGCTCAAGAACCGGGCAGCGATGCGCAGATCCTGCAGTTCTGCAGCGAAACCTATGGCATCAGCTTTCCGTTGAGCAGCAAGCTCGAGGTCAACGGCCCACAGCGGCACCCTCTGTACCGCCTCCTGGCCGGCGAGGGCGCTGATTTCCCTGGGGACATCAGTTGGAACTTCGAGAAATTTCTTGTCGATAAGAACGGCCGCGTACTGGCGCGTTTCTCGCCGCGGACAGCTCCAGACGATCCGGCCTTGATTCAGGCGATCGAAAGCGCACTCGTCTGA
- the pta gene encoding phosphate acetyltransferase — MHTLFLAPCGFGGGLNSVSLGLIRALERAGLTVGFFKPIAQPFPLDQGRERSCVLVANTLNIASPEPLPLEQVERQLADGELDLLLEDVVSRYQEVAAGKDVVIVEGMVPTREFNHTSRINTHLAKSLDAEVILIAAQGNDTLKRMAERIEIQAQLFGGARDPKVLGLVLNKIKSDDGVPAFIDRLKEQLPLLGSPDFQLLGAVPYAEHLNAMRTLDIARLLDAKVLHAGEAERRRISKIVLCARAVPNTVQLLQPGVLVVTPGDRDDIILAASLASLNGVELAGLLLCSDFAPDPRILDLCKAALDGGLPVMTVQTGSYDTATNLFALNKETPADDIERATLVTDFIAQHLQPELLHTRLSVPRSELRLSPPAFRYQLVKRAQQANKRIVLPEGNEPRTIRAAAICQERGIARCVLLAKPEDVQAVAREQGIMLPSGLEILDPELIINQYVEPMCEMRKAKGLTAEDARGQLQDTVVLGTMMLALDEVDGLVSGAVHTTANTIRPALQLIKTAPGYSLVSSVFFMLLPDQVLVYGDCAVNPNPSATELAEIALQSAESAVALGVNPRVAMISYSTGTSGSGAEVEKVAEATRIAQERAPNMPIDGPLQYDAASVASVGKQKAPNSLVAGQATVFIFPDLNTGNTTYKAVQRSANVISVGPMLQGLRKPVNDLSRGALVDDIVFTIALTALQADSQKA, encoded by the coding sequence ATGCATACGCTCTTCCTCGCCCCCTGTGGTTTTGGTGGCGGCCTCAATTCCGTCAGCCTTGGTCTGATCCGGGCACTCGAACGTGCCGGGTTGACGGTGGGCTTCTTCAAGCCCATCGCCCAGCCCTTTCCGCTCGACCAGGGCCGCGAGCGTTCCTGCGTACTGGTGGCAAACACCCTGAATATCGCTTCGCCTGAGCCACTGCCGTTGGAACAGGTGGAGCGTCAACTGGCCGATGGCGAGCTCGACCTCTTGCTCGAAGACGTGGTCAGCCGCTATCAGGAAGTAGCCGCTGGCAAGGACGTGGTGATCGTCGAGGGCATGGTGCCGACGCGGGAGTTCAACCACACCTCGCGGATCAACACCCACCTGGCCAAAAGCCTGGACGCGGAGGTTATTCTGATCGCCGCGCAAGGTAACGACACGCTCAAACGCATGGCCGAGCGCATCGAAATCCAGGCGCAGCTATTCGGTGGCGCCAGGGACCCAAAGGTGCTCGGCCTGGTGCTCAACAAGATCAAGAGCGACGACGGTGTGCCGGCATTCATCGATCGCCTGAAGGAGCAGCTACCACTGCTCGGCAGCCCGGACTTCCAGCTGCTCGGCGCCGTTCCCTACGCCGAACACCTGAACGCCATGCGTACTCTAGACATCGCCCGGCTGCTGGATGCCAAGGTGCTCCATGCCGGCGAAGCCGAACGGCGCCGCATCAGCAAGATCGTCCTCTGCGCCCGTGCCGTTCCCAACACCGTGCAGTTGCTCCAGCCGGGTGTACTGGTGGTCACACCCGGCGATCGCGACGACATCATCCTGGCCGCTAGCCTGGCGTCGCTCAATGGCGTCGAACTGGCGGGCCTGTTGCTGTGCAGCGATTTCGCCCCGGATCCGCGCATCCTCGATCTGTGCAAGGCTGCGCTCGATGGCGGTTTACCCGTGATGACCGTGCAGACTGGCTCCTACGACACGGCCACCAACCTGTTCGCGCTGAACAAGGAAACGCCGGCGGACGATATCGAGCGCGCCACCTTGGTGACCGATTTCATCGCCCAGCATCTGCAGCCCGAACTGCTGCATACGCGCCTCAGCGTACCGCGTAGCGAGTTGCGGCTGTCGCCCCCGGCGTTCCGCTATCAACTGGTCAAACGCGCCCAACAGGCGAACAAGCGCATCGTGCTGCCGGAAGGCAACGAGCCGCGCACCATCCGTGCCGCGGCGATCTGTCAGGAGCGCGGAATCGCCCGTTGCGTGCTCCTGGCAAAGCCCGAAGACGTTCAGGCGGTTGCCCGCGAGCAGGGCATCATGCTGCCGTCCGGCCTTGAAATTCTCGATCCCGAGCTGATCATCAACCAGTACGTCGAGCCCATGTGCGAGATGCGCAAGGCGAAGGGGCTGACAGCCGAGGACGCGCGTGGGCAGCTCCAGGACACCGTGGTGCTGGGTACCATGATGCTGGCGCTCGATGAAGTGGACGGCCTGGTTTCCGGTGCTGTGCATACCACCGCTAATACCATTCGCCCGGCGCTGCAGTTGATCAAAACCGCGCCGGGCTACAGTCTGGTGTCGTCGGTGTTCTTCATGCTGCTGCCGGACCAGGTGCTGGTCTATGGCGACTGCGCAGTGAACCCCAACCCGAGCGCTACCGAGCTCGCGGAAATCGCGCTGCAAAGCGCTGAATCCGCCGTCGCATTGGGCGTCAATCCGCGCGTGGCAATGATCAGTTATTCCACCGGCACCTCCGGCAGCGGCGCCGAGGTGGAGAAAGTCGCCGAAGCCACGCGCATCGCCCAAGAACGCGCACCCAACATGCCGATCGACGGCCCACTGCAGTACGACGCCGCTTCGGTTGCCAGTGTCGGCAAGCAGAAAGCGCCGAACAGCCTGGTTGCCGGCCAAGCGACAGTGTTCATCTTTCCCGACCTGAACACCGGTAACACCACCTACAAGGCGGTTCAGCGTAGCGCCAACGTAATCAGCGTCGGGCCCATGCTGCAAGGCCTGCGCAAACCGGTAAATGATCTGTCCCGCGGCGCACTGGTGGATGACATCGTATTCACCATCGCGCTCACCGCGCTGCAGGCCGACAGCCAGAAAGCCTGA
- a CDS encoding FKBP-type peptidyl-prolyl cis-trans isomerase translates to MQIAAKKAVSIDYTLTNDAGEVIDSSAGGAPLVYLHGAGNIISGLEKALEGKQGGDEVNVAIEPQDAYGEYSPELVATLNRAMFEGVDELEVGMQFHASGPDGGMQIVTIRDVEGDDVIVDGNHPLAGQRLNFEVKIVDVRDATEEEIAHGHVHGEGGHQH, encoded by the coding sequence ATGCAGATTGCCGCTAAAAAGGCTGTGTCAATCGACTACACGCTCACCAACGACGCCGGTGAGGTGATCGACAGCTCTGCTGGCGGCGCGCCGCTGGTCTACCTGCACGGCGCAGGTAACATCATTTCCGGTCTGGAAAAAGCGCTTGAAGGTAAGCAGGGCGGTGATGAAGTAAACGTCGCCATCGAGCCGCAAGATGCTTACGGCGAGTACAGCCCGGAGCTGGTCGCCACTCTCAACCGCGCCATGTTCGAAGGTGTCGACGAACTGGAAGTCGGTATGCAGTTTCATGCATCCGGTCCGGACGGCGGCATGCAGATCGTCACTATTCGTGATGTCGAAGGTGACGACGTAATCGTCGACGGTAATCATCCGCTGGCCGGGCAGCGTCTGAACTTCGAAGTCAAGATCGTCGATGTACGCGACGCCACCGAAGAAGAAATTGCCCATGGTCACGTCCATGGCGAAGGTGGTCACCAGCACTGA